Proteins co-encoded in one Streptomyces roseochromogenus subsp. oscitans DS 12.976 genomic window:
- the phsA gene encoding O-aminophenol oxidase PhsA, whose product MTETIGRLTEGTRQTGEQEQAVDELAPYMAPLTVPPVLCPAADDVPRETEIAVRPTWVRLHPQLPPTLMWGYDGQVPGPTIEVRRGQRVRIAWTNRIPKDAEYPVTSVEVPARAPGTPPASTEPGREGVEPDKDVAALPAWTVTHLHGAQTGGGNDGWADNAVGHGDAQLSEYPNDHQAVQWWYHDHAMNITRWNVMTGLYGTYLLRDDEEDALHLPSGEREIPLLLADRNLDTDEDGRLNGRLLHKTVIVQQSNPETGKPVSVPFTGPYTTVNGRIWPYAEVDAAWYRFRLLNASNARIFQLVLIDEDGNPVPGVVYQIGSDGGLLPRPVPVGFDGELPTLTAAPAERFDLLVDFRALAGRTLRLVNKGPNQPAGVPDPAGDVRYPAVLEFRVGETGEEDIFELPEVLSGSFRRLTHDLPHGHRMVLLTPPATKGAGGHPEIWELTEVEDPSGLRLPADGIVQVTGLDGTTKTYRRTSRTFNDGLGFTIAEGGYEQWSFLNLAPIVHPMHIHLADFQLLGRDAYDVSGFDPALGGTRTPLRYDADRVIPLAPNERGNKDVFRVPGSQMLRVMGRFDGAYGRFMYHCRLLEHEDMGMMRPFVVMPAEAMKFDHGAGHGGHGGHGEGHMG is encoded by the coding sequence TTGACCGAGACCATCGGCAGGCTCACCGAAGGGACCAGGCAGACGGGGGAGCAGGAGCAGGCGGTGGACGAACTGGCGCCGTACATGGCGCCGTTGACCGTCCCGCCCGTCCTGTGCCCCGCTGCGGACGACGTCCCGCGCGAGACCGAGATCGCCGTGCGCCCGACCTGGGTGCGCCTCCACCCGCAGCTGCCACCGACCCTGATGTGGGGGTACGACGGCCAGGTGCCCGGCCCGACCATCGAGGTGCGGCGCGGACAGCGCGTCCGCATCGCCTGGACCAACCGCATACCGAAGGACGCCGAGTACCCGGTCACCTCCGTCGAGGTGCCCGCCCGTGCGCCCGGCACCCCGCCCGCCTCGACCGAGCCGGGCCGCGAGGGCGTCGAGCCGGACAAGGACGTCGCCGCCCTGCCCGCCTGGACGGTGACCCATCTGCACGGCGCCCAGACCGGTGGTGGCAATGACGGCTGGGCGGACAACGCCGTCGGCCACGGCGACGCCCAGCTGTCGGAGTATCCGAACGACCACCAGGCGGTGCAGTGGTGGTATCACGACCACGCCATGAACATCACGCGGTGGAACGTGATGACGGGCCTGTACGGCACCTACCTCCTGCGTGACGACGAGGAGGACGCCCTTCATCTGCCGTCCGGGGAGCGGGAGATACCGCTGCTGCTCGCCGACCGCAACCTCGACACCGACGAGGACGGCCGTCTCAACGGCCGGCTGCTGCACAAGACGGTGATCGTCCAGCAGAGCAACCCGGAGACCGGGAAGCCGGTCTCCGTTCCCTTCACCGGCCCGTACACCACGGTCAACGGCCGCATCTGGCCGTACGCCGAGGTGGACGCCGCCTGGTACCGCTTCCGCCTGCTCAACGCCTCGAACGCACGCATCTTCCAGCTCGTGCTGATCGACGAGGACGGCAATCCGGTGCCGGGCGTCGTGTACCAGATCGGCAGCGACGGCGGGCTGCTGCCGCGCCCGGTGCCGGTCGGCTTCGACGGGGAGCTGCCCACGCTGACCGCCGCGCCGGCCGAGCGCTTCGACCTGCTGGTCGACTTCCGTGCCCTGGCGGGCCGCACCCTGCGGCTGGTGAACAAGGGCCCCAACCAGCCGGCGGGCGTGCCGGACCCGGCCGGTGACGTGCGCTACCCGGCAGTCCTGGAGTTCCGGGTCGGCGAGACGGGCGAGGAGGACATCTTCGAACTGCCCGAGGTCCTCTCCGGCTCCTTCCGCCGCCTCACCCACGACCTGCCGCACGGCCACCGCATGGTCCTGCTCACCCCGCCCGCCACCAAGGGCGCCGGCGGCCACCCGGAGATCTGGGAGCTGACCGAGGTCGAGGACCCGAGCGGCCTGCGGCTCCCGGCCGACGGCATCGTGCAGGTCACCGGGCTCGACGGCACCACGAAGACATACCGGCGCACCTCCCGGACGTTCAACGACGGACTCGGCTTCACCATCGCCGAGGGCGGCTACGAACAGTGGAGCTTCCTCAACCTCGCGCCCATCGTCCACCCCATGCACATCCACCTGGCCGACTTCCAGCTGCTCGGCCGGGACGCCTACGACGTCTCGGGCTTCGACCCGGCCCTAGGCGGCACCCGTACGCCACTGCGCTACGACGCCGACCGGGTGATCCCGCTCGCACCCAACGAACGGGGCAACAAGGACGTCTTCCGGGTGCCCGGCAGTCAGATGCTGCGGGTCATGGGCCGCTTCGACGGGGCGTACGGCCGGTTCATGTACCACTGCCGTCTGCTGGAGCACGAGGACATGGGCATGATGCGGCCGTTCGTCGTCATGCCGGCCGAGGCCATGAAGTTCGACCACGGCGCCGGACACGGAGGGCACGGCGGTCATGGCGAGGGGCATATGGGCTGA
- a CDS encoding CTP synthase C-terminal region-related (seleno)protein, which yields MNTTATLALVGDRSPDVVSHTRVPLLLEALAERDRLVLDAYWIPSEEAEAEGAVRGFDAVWVLPGSPYRSEAGVLAAVRTAREEGIPFLGTCGGFQHALLEYARNVCGLTGVAHAENDPEATDPLIEPLACSLVGHEAAVTIEPGSLAESVIGSARTVERYFCAYGPSRHLDTLRAHGLRFSGHDEDGHPRVAELPGHPFFLASLFQPELAGDGSRPHPMIRALARAAVEHASSRIAPPA from the coding sequence ATGAACACCACCGCAACCCTCGCCCTCGTCGGCGACCGCTCCCCCGACGTGGTCTCGCACACGCGCGTGCCGCTCCTGCTGGAGGCTCTGGCCGAACGCGACCGGCTGGTCCTGGACGCCTACTGGATTCCCTCCGAGGAGGCGGAGGCCGAGGGCGCGGTGCGCGGGTTCGACGCTGTGTGGGTGCTGCCGGGCAGCCCCTACCGCAGTGAGGCGGGGGTCCTCGCGGCCGTGCGCACCGCGCGCGAGGAGGGCATTCCGTTCCTGGGTACGTGCGGCGGCTTCCAGCACGCGCTGCTGGAGTACGCCCGCAACGTGTGCGGTCTGACCGGTGTCGCACACGCCGAGAACGACCCGGAGGCCACGGACCCGCTCATCGAGCCGCTGGCCTGCTCGCTGGTGGGCCATGAGGCCGCGGTGACGATCGAGCCGGGCTCACTGGCGGAGTCGGTGATCGGCTCGGCACGCACGGTCGAGCGGTACTTCTGCGCCTACGGCCCCTCCCGCCACCTGGACACGCTCCGCGCCCATGGTCTGCGGTTCTCCGGGCACGACGAGGACGGTCACCCCCGGGTCGCCGAACTGCCCGGGCATCCCTTCTTCCTGGCGTCCCTGTTCCAGCCGGAGCTGGCCGGCGACGGCTCGCGCCCGCACCCGATGATCCGGGCACTGGCGCGGGCCGCGGTCGAGCACGCGTCGTCCAGGATCGCCCCGCCGGCGTGA